One part of the Acinetobacter sp. XS-4 genome encodes these proteins:
- a CDS encoding cyclophilin-like fold protein: MASYKFFKGLVSLCVLFSVSSASYEIKPQGKNQQRVSMMKICIDIDGTQQPLFATLAITPTVEDFAKQLPLTLTLKDYDATEKIADLPNKLTTQSSPHGYAGKAGDLTYYAPWGNLAFFYKDSAVGYANGLIFLGKLDAIPQAFKQKQPIKISISQIE, encoded by the coding sequence ATGGCTAGTTATAAGTTTTTTAAAGGCTTAGTCAGCCTATGTGTTTTGTTCTCAGTGAGCTCCGCTTCTTATGAAATAAAGCCTCAAGGTAAAAATCAACAAAGGGTATCGATGATGAAAATCTGTATTGATATTGATGGAACACAGCAACCACTATTTGCCACATTAGCTATAACACCTACTGTTGAAGATTTTGCCAAGCAGCTTCCACTGACATTAACACTTAAAGATTATGACGCTACCGAAAAAATAGCCGATCTACCAAACAAGCTAACTACGCAGAGTTCGCCTCATGGTTATGCGGGCAAGGCTGGTGATCTTACCTATTATGCTCCATGGGGCAATCTGGCTTTTTTCTATAAAGACTCAGCCGTTGGTTACGCGAATGGCCTCATTTTTCTTGGGAAACTTGACGCTATTCCCCAAGCATTCAAGCAAAAACAACCCATCAAAATTTCAATTTCCCAAATCGAATAA
- a CDS encoding alpha/beta hydrolase, with protein sequence MTTSPFFKKLKTHTAAAICAATIGFFSSTSAMAADMSNGANNFYQSQQVTIQKVTFKNQYNMNVVGNLVIPKNFNKNSKSPAIIVGHPMGAVKEQSSMLYAQKLAEQGFITLAIDLPYWGESEGEPRNLVAPEIYTEAFNAAVDYLGTQSFIDRNNIGVLGICGSGSFVISAAKIDPRMKAIATVSMYDMGAANRNGLRHSQTLEQRKQIIAEAAAQRYVEFKGGETKYTSGTTHELTADTHPIQREFYDFYRTPRGEYTPKGSSRELTTHPTLTSNVKFLNFYPFNDIETISPRPMLFITGDQAHSKEFSEEAYKLASQPKELYYVKGAGHVDLYDRVDLIPFNKLTSFFKQNLK encoded by the coding sequence ATGACTACATCTCCCTTTTTTAAAAAGCTTAAAACCCATACAGCGGCGGCAATTTGTGCAGCAACAATTGGATTTTTTTCTTCAACTTCAGCTATGGCAGCAGACATGAGTAACGGCGCGAATAATTTTTATCAAAGTCAGCAAGTGACTATTCAAAAAGTGACTTTTAAAAATCAATACAACATGAACGTGGTTGGGAACTTAGTGATTCCTAAAAACTTCAATAAAAATAGTAAAAGTCCTGCAATTATTGTAGGTCACCCTATGGGTGCTGTGAAAGAACAGAGTTCTATGCTTTATGCACAAAAATTAGCTGAGCAAGGGTTTATTACCCTAGCAATTGACCTACCTTACTGGGGTGAAAGTGAAGGTGAACCTCGAAATCTAGTTGCCCCAGAAATCTATACAGAAGCTTTTAATGCCGCAGTAGATTACTTAGGAACTCAATCCTTCATTGACCGTAATAACATTGGTGTATTAGGTATTTGTGGAAGTGGGAGTTTTGTCATTAGTGCAGCAAAAATTGATCCACGTATGAAAGCTATTGCCACTGTAAGTATGTACGACATGGGTGCAGCAAACCGCAATGGCTTACGTCACTCACAAACCCTAGAGCAAAGAAAGCAAATTATTGCAGAAGCCGCTGCACAGCGTTATGTTGAGTTTAAAGGTGGTGAAACCAAATATACCAGCGGAACTACGCATGAGCTAACAGCAGATACACACCCTATTCAACGCGAATTTTACGACTTTTATCGTACTCCACGCGGAGAATATACGCCTAAAGGCTCATCGAGAGAGCTTACAACCCACCCAACGCTTACAAGTAATGTCAAATTTTTAAACTTCTACCCATTTAACGATATTGAAACGATTTCACCACGTCCAATGTTGTTTATTACAGGTGATCAGGCTCATTCAAAGGAGTTTAGTGAAGAAGCTTATAAACTCGCAAGCCAACCTAAAGAACTTTATTACGTTAAAGGTGCTGGACATGTTGATTTATATGATCGGGTCGATCTCATTCCATTTAATAAATTAACCAGTTTCTTTAAACAAAACTTGAAGTAA